One region of Mesomycoplasma ovipneumoniae genomic DNA includes:
- a CDS encoding Rho termination factor N-terminal domain-containing protein — MVWENPFGKNKVPSVAELWKNEKKQYRIWIFSYPVLLLLLSVFLSVQLFLDLDIKNIGRAFSILSILFTAANLFFYVYSIFTSYKAKDFAPIGDRSFFFSFVSFSSAALSIINSTVVIIGNLSLNNQNFAVILAIQIILIALIFVLIPFFYTKVLRIKSIFKLSRTLVIIEKRIDEMKKDPKAFSEFMNIFDLGHQNPMNSQQANNPENTQTQEAQNKPQTKEEKIKIALEKLDLAQLHEIAQKLEISGFEQLKKQELIKLLTQILAQQDSGK; from the coding sequence ATGGTTTGAGAAAATCCATTTGGAAAAAATAAAGTTCCATCAGTGGCTGAGTTGTGAAAAAATGAAAAAAAGCAATACCGAATTTGAATTTTTTCTTATCCGGTGTTACTCCTTTTACTAAGTGTTTTTTTAAGTGTACAACTCTTTTTAGACTTAGATATTAAAAATATTGGTCGAGCTTTTTCGATTTTATCAATTTTATTTACTGCTGCAAATTTATTTTTTTATGTATATTCTATCTTTACATCATATAAAGCAAAAGATTTTGCACCTATTGGCGATCGTTCCTTTTTTTTCTCGTTCGTTTCATTTTCAAGTGCAGCTCTTTCAATTATAAATTCAACAGTAGTAATAATTGGAAATTTAAGTCTTAATAATCAAAATTTTGCCGTAATTTTGGCTATTCAAATAATTCTTATTGCGTTAATTTTTGTTTTAATCCCATTTTTCTACACAAAAGTGCTTAGAATTAAGTCAATATTCAAACTTTCTCGAACATTAGTCATTATTGAAAAACGTATTGATGAAATGAAAAAAGATCCAAAAGCATTTTCTGAATTTATGAATATTTTTGACTTAGGTCACCAAAATCCAATGAATTCACAACAAGCAAATAACCCTGAAAACACACAAACTCAAGAAGCTCAAAACAAACCTCAAACAAAAGAAGAAAAAATAAAAATTGCACTTGAAAAATTAGATTTAGCACAATTACACGAAATTGCCCAAAAATTAGAAATTTCTGGTTTTGAACAGTTAAAAAAACAAGAATTAATTAAGCTTTTAACTCAAATACTTGCACAACAAGATTCCGGAAAATAG